The Paenalcaligenes faecalis genome has a window encoding:
- a CDS encoding GDP-L-fucose synthase family protein has translation MKILLTGGYGLVGRNIRSHSKASKYEWLSPRSSEVNLLEYHSVLGYLHEYQPDVIIHAAGRVGGIQANMREPVRFLIENLDMGRNLLLAAAESGVTRVINFGSTCMYPKNRQEPLAEKDILTGELEPTNEGYALAKITVARLADYLCRENPSLQYKTLIPCNLYGPYDKFDPQWSHMIPAVIYKLHQAKQQGASSVEIWGAGEARREFLYAGDLADAVIYALENFESMPSLLNIGLGYDYTVNQYYEIAAKVIGYKGDFHHDLSKPEGMQRKLSNTRLAQEWGWEASHSLEQGLEKTYEYYLKNI, from the coding sequence ATGAAAATATTGCTGACAGGGGGGTATGGGTTAGTAGGACGAAATATTCGCTCTCATTCAAAAGCATCAAAGTATGAGTGGCTTTCTCCCAGAAGCTCCGAGGTGAATTTACTAGAATATCATTCAGTTCTGGGTTATTTACATGAGTATCAACCGGATGTCATTATTCATGCGGCAGGAAGAGTGGGTGGTATTCAAGCTAATATGCGTGAACCCGTTCGTTTTCTCATCGAGAATTTGGACATGGGGCGTAATCTTTTATTGGCAGCAGCAGAGAGCGGGGTTACACGTGTAATTAATTTTGGCAGCACGTGTATGTATCCTAAAAATAGACAGGAGCCTTTAGCTGAAAAGGATATTCTGACTGGAGAGTTAGAGCCCACAAATGAAGGTTACGCCTTAGCTAAAATTACCGTGGCACGATTAGCTGATTATTTGTGTCGGGAAAATCCTTCACTGCAGTATAAAACGTTAATTCCTTGCAACTTATATGGGCCTTATGACAAGTTTGATCCACAGTGGTCTCATATGATTCCTGCTGTAATTTACAAGTTACATCAAGCTAAGCAGCAAGGGGCAAGCAGTGTAGAGATATGGGGTGCAGGCGAGGCCCGTAGAGAGTTTCTTTATGCAGGTGATTTAGCAGATGCCGTAATATATGCTTTAGAAAATTTTGAAAGCATGCCTTCTTTGCTAAATATTGGCTTAGGCTATGATTATACAGTAAATCAATATTATGAAATAGCAGCTAAGGTAATTGGTTATAAAGGTGATTTTCACCATGACTTATCTAAACCTGAGGGAATGCAACGTAAGCTAAGTAATACGAGACTAGCCCAGGAGTGGGGTTGGGAAGCATCTCACTCATTGGAGCAGGGTTTGGAAAAAACATATGAGTATTATTTAAAAAATATCTAG
- a CDS encoding DegT/DnrJ/EryC1/StrS family aminotransferase codes for MQYPLASTTWNEAEYAAIDRVLKSGMFSMGKEVAEFERQFSDWVGTRYAVMVNSGSSANLAMIAALMFRKENGIKRGDEVIVPAVSWSTTYYPLQQYGLKVKFVDIDRKTLNFDLSQLEQAVTDKTRVILAVNLLGNPNDFSQINKIIGEKNILLLEDNCESLGAVFDGKQAGTYGLMGTFSSFFSHHIATMEGGLVVTDDEELYHILLSVRAHGWTRNLPKHNLVCGEKSDDPFEESFRFVLPGYNLRPLEMSGAVGQEQMKKLTGMINERRKNADHFAKLFGNHPWLSIQQEIGASSWFGFSLLLSEDAPISRAALMQKLMTEKIDVRPIVAGNFAKNEVLKWFDYSIYADLRNAEYIDQYGFFVGNHHYSLVDQINYLHEIIGS; via the coding sequence ATGCAATATCCACTAGCTAGTACAACATGGAATGAAGCAGAGTATGCGGCAATTGATCGTGTATTGAAGTCAGGTATGTTTTCTATGGGCAAAGAGGTTGCCGAGTTTGAAAGGCAGTTTTCTGATTGGGTGGGAACTCGTTATGCTGTTATGGTGAATTCAGGCTCATCGGCAAACTTAGCTATGATTGCTGCTCTAATGTTTCGCAAGGAAAATGGGATTAAGCGGGGTGACGAGGTTATTGTACCCGCTGTGTCCTGGAGCACGACATATTATCCTTTGCAACAATATGGACTAAAAGTTAAGTTTGTTGATATAGACCGAAAAACTTTAAATTTTGACTTATCTCAATTAGAACAGGCGGTTACAGATAAAACTCGTGTAATTTTGGCAGTTAATTTATTAGGTAATCCCAATGATTTTTCTCAAATAAATAAAATTATAGGCGAGAAAAACATTTTGCTTTTAGAGGATAACTGTGAGTCACTAGGTGCTGTATTTGATGGCAAGCAAGCGGGAACGTACGGCCTGATGGGTACTTTTAGTAGTTTTTTTAGCCATCATATTGCTACGATGGAAGGCGGCTTAGTCGTTACAGATGATGAGGAGCTTTATCATATCTTGTTATCTGTACGAGCTCATGGGTGGACACGTAATTTGCCTAAGCATAATTTAGTTTGTGGTGAAAAAAGTGATGATCCTTTTGAGGAGTCATTTCGATTTGTTTTACCAGGATATAATTTAAGGCCTCTAGAGATGAGTGGTGCTGTAGGGCAAGAACAAATGAAAAAACTCACGGGCATGATTAATGAGCGTAGGAAAAATGCGGATCATTTCGCTAAGCTTTTTGGTAATCATCCTTGGCTGAGTATACAGCAGGAAATCGGCGCAAGCAGTTGGTTTGGTTTTTCTTTATTGTTGTCTGAAGATGCCCCCATAAGCCGCGCTGCTTTAATGCAAAAATTAATGACAGAAAAAATTGATGTACGGCCTATTGTGGCAGGAAATTTTGCTAAAAATGAAGTACTTAAGTGGTTTGATTATAGTATTTATGCTGATTTGAGAAATGCAGAGTACATTGACCAATATGGTTTTTTTGTAGGTAATCATCATTATTCCTTAGTAGATCAAATCAACTATCTGCATGAGATCATTGGTTCTTAA